From Halanaeroarchaeum sulfurireducens, a single genomic window includes:
- the leuD gene encoding 3-isopropylmalate dehydratase small subunit: MSDEQPAERIESVSGSGVPVRGNDIDTDQIIPARFMKVITFDGLGEYAFNDLRYDDTGEPTDHPFNDERFQGASILVVNSNFGSGSSREHAPQALQRWGIDAIVGESFAEIFAGNCLALGMPTVTADQETVETLQDWVEANPDDEITVDVANATVTYDETTVDVSIGDSQQQALVEGVWDTTAVMRHNLEQVRETARALPYVSESEVPSQ, translated from the coding sequence ATGAGCGACGAGCAGCCCGCCGAACGCATCGAATCGGTGTCCGGCAGCGGCGTCCCCGTTCGCGGGAACGACATCGACACCGACCAGATCATCCCGGCGCGGTTCATGAAGGTGATCACCTTCGACGGACTCGGCGAGTACGCGTTCAACGATCTGCGGTATGATGATACCGGCGAGCCGACCGATCACCCGTTCAACGACGAGCGGTTCCAGGGTGCCTCGATCCTCGTGGTCAACAGCAACTTCGGGAGTGGCTCCTCCCGCGAGCACGCCCCGCAGGCGCTCCAGCGGTGGGGTATCGACGCCATCGTCGGAGAATCCTTCGCCGAGATCTTCGCGGGCAACTGCCTGGCCCTGGGCATGCCGACGGTCACCGCCGACCAAGAGACCGTCGAAACGCTCCAGGACTGGGTCGAGGCCAACCCCGACGACGAGATCACTGTCGACGTCGCCAACGCGACCGTGACCTACGACGAAACCACGGTCGACGTCTCCATCGGAGACTCCCAGCAACAGGCCCTCGTCGAGGGAGTCTGGGACACGACGGCCGTAATGCGGCACAACCTCGAGCAAGTCCGTGAAACGGCGCGTGCCCTTCCGTACGTCAGCGAGTCGGAGGTGCCGAGCCAATGA
- a CDS encoding homoserine kinase — protein MVTVRAPATSANLGSGFDVFGVAFDRPADVVTVERARETSIEVTGVGSEYIPNDPEKNTAGVVASALDAPASISIDKGVRPSSGLGSSAASAAATAVALNELYGRNLSDHELVQVAAEGEAAVSGTAHADNVAPAILGGFTVVREDGVESVDASIPLVAVLPDIVISTRDARHVVPESITIEDMVRTVGSAATLTAGMYRDDPDLVGRGMEDDVVTPARADLIQGYDRAVEAAREAGATGATVSGAGPAILAVTHSGDQRDVAAAMLDAFEADGIDSRAFTSTIGSGATIF, from the coding sequence ATGGTAACCGTCCGGGCGCCGGCGACGAGTGCGAACCTCGGGAGCGGATTCGACGTGTTCGGCGTCGCCTTCGACCGGCCGGCGGACGTGGTCACGGTCGAGCGCGCCCGCGAGACGTCGATCGAGGTCACGGGGGTCGGGAGCGAGTACATCCCGAACGATCCGGAAAAGAACACCGCGGGCGTGGTCGCCTCAGCGCTGGACGCCCCGGCGTCCATCTCCATCGACAAGGGCGTCCGTCCCTCCTCCGGTCTCGGTTCCTCTGCCGCCAGCGCCGCCGCCACTGCCGTGGCGCTCAACGAACTCTACGGCCGCAATCTCTCCGATCACGAACTGGTACAGGTCGCCGCGGAGGGCGAAGCGGCGGTCTCCGGCACAGCCCACGCTGACAACGTCGCGCCCGCCATCCTCGGCGGGTTCACCGTCGTCCGCGAGGACGGCGTCGAATCGGTGGATGCGTCGATCCCGCTCGTGGCGGTCCTGCCCGACATCGTCATCTCCACCCGGGATGCCCGCCACGTCGTCCCCGAGTCGATCACCATCGAGGATATGGTTCGAACCGTCGGGAGCGCGGCGACGCTCACAGCTGGCATGTACCGTGACGACCCCGACCTCGTCGGGCGGGGGATGGAAGACGACGTGGTGACGCCCGCCCGTGCCGATCTCATCCAGGGGTACGATCGGGCGGTCGAGGCGGCACGCGAGGCCGGCGCCACCGGCGCGACGGTCTCGGGGGCCGGTCCGGCCATTCTGGCCGTCACCCACAGTGGCGACCAGCGTGACGTGGCAGCCGCGATGCTGGACGCCTTCGAGGCGGACGGAATCGACTCGCGTGCGTTCACGTCCACGATCGGCAGCGGTGCGACGATCTTCTAG
- the ilvC gene encoding ketol-acid reductoisomerase has protein sequence MTDDAFTQPVYHEEDVDSAHIDEKTVAVLGYGSQGHAHAQNLAESGVDVVVGLREDSSSRAAASEDGLRVETPAEAAAEADVISMLVPDTVQPAIYDEIEPHLAAGDTLQFAHGFNIHYGQIEPPEDVDVTMVAPKSPGHLVRRNYVAGEGTPALLAVYQDATGEATDEALAYAQGIGCARAGVIETTFREETESDLFGEQAVLCGGVTSLVKTGYETLVDNGYSPEMAYFEVLNELKLIVDLMYEGGLEEMWNSVSDTAEYGGLTQGDVIVDEQVRENMEETLEAVQNGEFAREWIAENQAGRPAYRQQRQAELDHDIEDVGARLRDLFAWADEDQDEPTEVPADD, from the coding sequence ATGACTGACGACGCATTTACCCAACCGGTATATCACGAGGAGGACGTGGACAGCGCGCACATCGACGAGAAGACCGTCGCCGTACTCGGCTACGGCAGCCAGGGCCACGCCCACGCGCAGAACCTCGCGGAGAGCGGGGTCGACGTGGTCGTCGGCCTCCGGGAGGATTCCTCCTCGCGCGCGGCAGCCTCGGAGGACGGCCTCCGGGTCGAAACACCCGCGGAGGCGGCCGCCGAGGCTGACGTCATCTCGATGCTGGTCCCAGACACGGTGCAGCCCGCGATCTACGACGAGATCGAACCGCACCTGGCAGCCGGCGACACCCTCCAGTTCGCCCACGGGTTCAACATTCACTACGGTCAGATCGAACCCCCCGAGGACGTCGACGTGACGATGGTGGCTCCGAAGAGCCCGGGCCACCTGGTCCGGCGCAACTACGTCGCCGGCGAGGGGACGCCGGCGCTGTTGGCGGTCTACCAGGACGCAACGGGCGAGGCCACCGACGAGGCGCTGGCGTACGCACAGGGCATCGGGTGTGCCCGCGCGGGCGTCATCGAGACGACCTTCCGGGAGGAGACGGAGTCCGACCTCTTCGGCGAGCAGGCCGTGCTCTGTGGCGGCGTGACGAGCCTGGTGAAGACGGGGTACGAAACCCTCGTCGACAACGGATACAGTCCCGAGATGGCCTACTTCGAGGTCCTCAACGAGCTCAAACTCATCGTGGACCTGATGTACGAGGGAGGTCTCGAGGAGATGTGGAATTCCGTCTCTGACACCGCGGAGTACGGCGGTCTCACCCAGGGCGACGTCATCGTCGACGAGCAGGTCCGCGAGAACATGGAGGAGACCCTCGAGGCGGTCCAGAACGGCGAGTTCGCGCGCGAATGGATCGCGGAGAACCAGGCCGGCCGTCCCGCCTACCGACAGCAGCGTCAGGCCGAACTGGACCACGACATCGAGGACGTGGGCGCCCGCCTGCGAGACCTCTTCGCCTGGGCCGACGAGGACCAGGACGAACCGACGGAGGTACCCGCCGATGACTGA
- the leuC gene encoding 3-isopropylmalate dehydratase large subunit, whose protein sequence is MSDGTLYDKVWDRHRVTELPTGQDQLFVGHHLIHEVTSPQAFGMVNERDLDVAFPERTYATVDHIIPTEDRTRPFDDGAAEEMLEALELNVQRAGIDFADPESGDQGIVHVVGPEQGLTQPGMTVVCGDSHTATHGAFGAIAFGIGTSQIRDVLATGSIAMERQDVRRVEVTGELDPAVSAKDVVLTIIRELGTDGGVGYVYEYGGSAVEDMPMHERMTLCNMSIEGGARAGYVNPDETTYDYLEGRDAVPDGEKFEELTAYWESISSDSDATYDDVVTIDGSAIEPTVTWGTTPGQAVGVTEEIPDPSDLPEDKRGSAKQAMEHMNVEPGDTMEGYPIDVAFIGSCTNGRLPDLRAAADVLEGNELHEDVRGLAVPGSQRVKVAAEAEGLDEVFRDAGFEWREAGCSMCLGMNDDQLVGDEVSASSSNRNFVGRQGSPEGKTVLMSPRMVAAAGIAGEVTDVRTLEEVMRA, encoded by the coding sequence ATGAGCGACGGGACGCTATACGACAAGGTGTGGGACCGGCATCGGGTAACCGAACTCCCCACGGGCCAGGACCAGCTATTCGTGGGTCACCACCTGATCCACGAGGTGACCAGCCCCCAGGCGTTCGGAATGGTGAACGAACGCGACCTCGACGTCGCGTTCCCCGAACGGACCTACGCCACCGTAGACCACATCATCCCGACCGAGGATCGGACCCGACCGTTCGACGACGGCGCCGCGGAGGAAATGCTCGAGGCCCTGGAGCTCAACGTCCAGCGCGCCGGCATCGACTTCGCGGATCCGGAGAGCGGCGACCAGGGGATCGTCCACGTCGTCGGGCCAGAGCAGGGGCTCACCCAGCCCGGCATGACGGTCGTCTGTGGCGACAGCCACACCGCTACGCACGGCGCGTTCGGTGCGATCGCCTTCGGCATCGGGACGAGCCAGATCCGCGACGTCCTCGCGACCGGCTCGATCGCGATGGAACGCCAGGACGTCCGCAGAGTCGAGGTCACCGGCGAACTCGACCCGGCCGTCTCGGCCAAGGACGTGGTGTTGACCATCATCCGCGAACTGGGCACCGACGGCGGCGTCGGCTACGTCTACGAGTACGGCGGAAGCGCCGTCGAGGACATGCCAATGCACGAGCGAATGACACTCTGTAACATGTCCATCGAAGGGGGCGCCCGCGCCGGCTACGTCAACCCGGACGAGACGACCTACGACTACCTGGAGGGAAGAGACGCGGTTCCCGACGGCGAGAAATTCGAGGAACTCACGGCCTACTGGGAGTCCATCAGCTCCGATTCGGACGCCACCTACGACGACGTGGTAACCATCGACGGATCGGCCATCGAGCCGACGGTCACCTGGGGCACGACGCCGGGGCAGGCCGTCGGCGTCACGGAGGAGATCCCCGACCCATCGGATCTGCCGGAGGACAAGCGCGGGTCCGCGAAGCAGGCCATGGAACACATGAACGTCGAACCCGGCGACACCATGGAGGGGTATCCCATCGACGTGGCCTTCATCGGCTCCTGTACGAACGGGCGGTTGCCGGACCTCCGCGCAGCCGCGGACGTCCTCGAGGGGAACGAACTCCACGAGGACGTTCGGGGCCTCGCCGTCCCGGGCAGCCAGCGCGTCAAAGTCGCCGCAGAGGCCGAGGGACTCGACGAGGTGTTCCGCGACGCCGGCTTCGAGTGGCGCGAGGCGGGGTGCTCGATGTGTCTCGGCATGAACGACGACCAGCTGGTCGGCGATGAGGTGTCCGCCTCGTCGTCGAACCGCAACTTCGTGGGTCGACAGGGCAGTCCGGAGGGCAAAACGGTCCTCATGAGCCCGCGGATGGTCGCGGCCGCCGGGATCGCCGGCGAAGTGACTGACGTCCGGACGCTCGAGGAGGTGATGCGAGCATGA
- the ilvN gene encoding acetolactate synthase small subunit: protein MTGEMHGPSPEERPTVEGKRNAQGIRIDPEAVAEPEPRRVVISALVDHEPGVLAKVSGLFARRQFNIESLTVGPTSNPELARMTIVAEEPTPGIEQVKRQLRKEVATHSVREVEGAIERELALIKVRGDDPAGVAAVAQMYGGEAVQTGAEVVTVELTGTEEQIDEAIEAFQRFGVREVDRTGTAALTAGSEPTA from the coding sequence ATGACGGGTGAAATGCACGGCCCCTCCCCCGAGGAACGGCCAACGGTCGAGGGCAAGCGTAACGCACAGGGAATCCGCATCGACCCCGAGGCCGTCGCGGAGCCGGAGCCACGACGGGTCGTCATCTCGGCGCTCGTGGATCACGAGCCGGGCGTGCTGGCGAAGGTCTCCGGGCTGTTCGCCCGCCGCCAGTTCAACATCGAGAGTCTCACCGTCGGCCCGACGTCGAATCCCGAACTGGCCCGGATGACGATCGTTGCCGAGGAACCCACACCGGGCATCGAGCAGGTCAAACGCCAGCTCAGAAAGGAGGTCGCGACACACTCGGTCCGCGAGGTCGAGGGCGCGATCGAGCGCGAACTGGCGCTCATCAAGGTCAGGGGCGACGATCCCGCCGGTGTGGCGGCCGTCGCCCAGATGTACGGCGGCGAAGCGGTCCAGACCGGGGCCGAAGTCGTCACTGTCGAACTGACCGGAACGGAAGAACAGATCGACGAAGCGATCGAGGCATTCCAACGATTCGGCGTGCGTGAGGTGGACCGAACGGGCACCGCCGCACTCACCGCCGGCAGCGAACCTACAGCATGA
- a CDS encoding isocitrate/isopropylmalate dehydrogenase family protein, producing the protein MTEDIVVIPGDGIGQEVIPAAVSVLETLDVDLSFTEAEAGDHVAAAGGDPLPAETHELAANADATLFGAAGESAADVILPLRAAVDSFVNVRPARTYPGIEAVRPETDIVFLRENTEGVYAGHEDRLSEDVSTLTRVVTESASRRLAEYACEYVTDRDLDGFTVAHKANVMRETDGRFRDAVFDVAEANGVETDEVLMDALAMHLALRPEEYDVVVTPNLAGDVLSDLAAGLVGGLGLLPSANLGPDRGLFEPVHGTAPDIAGQGIANPSATVLSAAMMLEHLGYDSAGQRVRDAVETVLEEGPRTPDLGGEASTEDVTAALVDALE; encoded by the coding sequence ATGACCGAAGACATCGTCGTCATCCCGGGTGACGGCATCGGACAGGAGGTCATCCCGGCTGCCGTCTCCGTCCTCGAAACGCTCGACGTCGATCTTTCGTTTACCGAGGCCGAGGCGGGCGACCACGTGGCCGCTGCCGGCGGCGATCCGCTGCCGGCGGAGACGCACGAACTGGCCGCGAACGCGGACGCCACGCTGTTCGGAGCCGCCGGTGAGAGCGCAGCCGACGTCATCCTCCCGCTCCGGGCCGCCGTCGACTCGTTCGTCAACGTGCGGCCGGCCCGGACCTACCCGGGCATCGAAGCGGTTCGTCCCGAGACTGATATCGTCTTCTTGCGGGAGAACACGGAGGGCGTGTACGCCGGTCACGAGGACCGGCTCTCCGAGGACGTGAGCACGCTGACACGCGTGGTGACCGAGTCGGCCTCGCGACGGCTGGCCGAGTACGCGTGTGAGTACGTGACCGACCGCGACCTCGACGGTTTCACGGTCGCCCACAAGGCGAACGTGATGCGGGAGACCGACGGCCGCTTTCGCGACGCCGTCTTCGATGTCGCCGAGGCGAATGGCGTCGAGACGGATGAGGTCCTCATGGACGCGCTGGCGATGCACCTCGCCCTGCGTCCGGAGGAGTACGACGTCGTCGTGACGCCCAATCTCGCCGGCGACGTGCTCTCCGACCTGGCGGCGGGCCTGGTTGGCGGGCTGGGACTGCTCCCGAGCGCGAACCTGGGGCCCGACCGTGGGCTCTTCGAACCCGTCCACGGGACCGCTCCCGACATCGCGGGCCAGGGAATTGCCAACCCGAGCGCCACGGTGCTCTCCGCGGCCATGATGCTAGAGCACCTCGGCTACGATTCGGCAGGCCAGCGCGTTCGAGACGCCGTCGAAACCGTCCTCGAAGAGGGGCCGCGAACGCCCGATCTGGGCGGTGAGGCGTCCACCGAGGACGTCACCGCGGCGCTCGTCGACGCGCTCGAATAG